GATCACGTCGGCGATCCAAACGAACCCCTGGATCAGACCATTCGTGACCTTGTCGAGGAGAGTGGCGCGCCACGCCCTCGGGGTCCGATCCGTTTGCTGACGCATCTGCGATACTTCGGCTACATCTTCAATCCGGCTTCTTTCTATTACTGTTTCGACGAGAGCGGTGAAAACGTCGACGCGATTGTCACCGAGATCACGAATACCCCATGGGGGGAGCGTCACTGTTACGTTCACCCCAGGGGCGACAATGAGGGAACGGAGAAGCGCAAGGTCTTCCGTTTCGACAAGGACTTCCACGTCTCTCCCTTCATGGAGATGGAACACCGGTATGAATGGCGATTCATGGATCCGGCGAAGAACATCCTGATTCACATGGAAAACCACAAGGGAGATCGAACGATCTTCGACGCCACAATGAACCTGGAGCGCCATGAAATTACGCCAGGCGCTCTGAACCTTCGACTGATCAAGTACCCCTTCATGACGATGCAGGTTATTGCAGGCATTTACTGGAATGCCCTGCGGCTGCGCATGAAGGGCGCCACATTCCACACGCATCCCAAGAAAAGAACTCAACTTTCGGAGTCCAGATCATGAGTGAAAGCATTATCCCCAATCTTACCAAGACACGTTTGAGTGCGCGACTTCCTTTCCTGCAGAAGATCGCTCGCCAGAAAATCCTCGCGACGCTTGCGAAGATCACCGAAGGGCAACTAACAGTCGAAGACGAATTCGGGACCGATACATTTGGTCAGCCCGGAGGCTTGCAGGCCACCCTTCGCGTTCACGATACGCGATTCTATTCCATGTCCGCTTACGAGGGAAGTGTCGGCGCGGGTGAAGCCTACATGAGGCGCTACTGGTCGGCCGACGACTTGACGACTCTCGTGCGTCTGTTCGTTCGGAATCGCGAAGTCCTTGAATCGGTCGATGGCGGTGCATCGAGAATCGGGAAGTCGATCCTCGGTTTCTTCCACAAACTGCGCCAGAACTCGATCGAAGGAAGTCGCCGCAACATCGAGGCGCATTACGATCTTGGCAACGAGTTCTACGAACTCTTCCTCGACAAGACGATGACCTATTCGTCCGGCTTCTTCGAATCGGAAGAGGCGACGCTGGAAGAAGCCTCCATCGCGAAGATCGATCGGCTATGCCAAAAGCTCGACCTGCAGCCGACCGATCACGTTCTCGAAATCGGAACCGGCTGGGGCAGCTTTGCAATCCACGCCGCGCGCGAATACGGATGCCGGGTTACAACGACCACGATCTCGCAGGAGCAATTCAACTACGCCGTCAACGCAGTCCGCGAGGCAGGTCTGCAGGATCGGGTCGAGATTCTCTTCAAAGACTACCGTCGCCTCGAGGGGCAGTACGACAAGATCTGCTCCATCGAGATGATTGAAGCTGTCGGTTGGCAGTACTACGAGACCTTCATGGAACAATGCTGCAAGCTCCTGAAGCCCGATGGGCTTTGCGCCATGCAGGCAATCACGATTCGTGACGATGTGTATGAAAGTGCGCGTCGATCCGTGGACTTTATCCAGCGCTACGTCTTCCCTGGCAGTTGCATTCCGTCGACGACGGCCTTGCTGCAGGCGGCAACAAACGTCGGAGACATGAAGATGGTTCACTTCGAGGATTTCGCACCGCACTACGCGCGAACGTTGCGCATGTGGCGCGAGCGTTTCTTCCAGCGCCTCGGCGAGGTCCGCGGACTTGGCTTCAGCGAGGAGTTCATCCGCCTGTGGGACTACTACCTCTGCTACTGCGAAGGTGGTTTCCTGGAGCGCAACATCGCGGTGACCCAGATGACATTCGCCCGGCCGGCGAATCGTCGCGATCCAATCCTGGCGGAGATCAGATGAAGAACGCACTGAACTTCCTGCTCTTTCAGGCGGCCTGGTGGCCGAGCGTTCTCGGGGCGGCGGCAGGGCATTATTGGATTGGCCTGCCGCTCGTCCTTCTCTGTGCCGTCGTTCGTATTGCTCAGGCGAGCGACCCGCGAGGAGAGACGCGTCTGCTGCTGGCCATCACGGGGGGAGGGATCATTTTGGATTCGGCACTGGCGCTTGCGGGTGTCTTCGAGCCGCGTGGTGCCCTCGGGCCGGCGTGGATCTGTCCGCCGTGGTTGGCAGGTTTGTGGTTGGCCTTCGCAACGACACTGCGCGGCTCACTCGGTTGGCTGAGAGGGCGCCCGATCCTGGCCGCTGTCCTTGGCGCTCCGGGCGGCGCGTTCTCCTACCTGGCGGGCGCCCGCCTCGGGGCCCTGGACTTCCCGGAGACCGTTTGGCC
This DNA window, taken from bacterium, encodes the following:
- a CDS encoding cyclopropane-fatty-acyl-phospholipid synthase family protein; this translates as MSESIIPNLTKTRLSARLPFLQKIARQKILATLAKITEGQLTVEDEFGTDTFGQPGGLQATLRVHDTRFYSMSAYEGSVGAGEAYMRRYWSADDLTTLVRLFVRNREVLESVDGGASRIGKSILGFFHKLRQNSIEGSRRNIEAHYDLGNEFYELFLDKTMTYSSGFFESEEATLEEASIAKIDRLCQKLDLQPTDHVLEIGTGWGSFAIHAAREYGCRVTTTTISQEQFNYAVNAVREAGLQDRVEILFKDYRRLEGQYDKICSIEMIEAVGWQYYETFMEQCCKLLKPDGLCAMQAITIRDDVYESARRSVDFIQRYVFPGSCIPSTTALLQAATNVGDMKMVHFEDFAPHYARTLRMWRERFFQRLGEVRGLGFSEEFIRLWDYYLCYCEGGFLERNIAVTQMTFARPANRRDPILAEIR
- a CDS encoding DUF2878 domain-containing protein, whose translation is MKNALNFLLFQAAWWPSVLGAAAGHYWIGLPLVLLCAVVRIAQASDPRGETRLLLAITGGGIILDSALALAGVFEPRGALGPAWICPPWLAGLWLAFATTLRGSLGWLRGRPILAAVLGAPGGAFSYLAGARLGALDFPETVWPSLAVLFVVWAVVFPLTMMVSERCEACNRGEECELQSLES
- a CDS encoding DUF1365 domain-containing protein; translated protein: MHSAIFEGWVRHRRFEPVEHAFRYKMFMMYLDLAELPQLFDGMRLWSARRAALARFSRADHVGDPNEPLDQTIRDLVEESGAPRPRGPIRLLTHLRYFGYIFNPASFYYCFDESGENVDAIVTEITNTPWGERHCYVHPRGDNEGTEKRKVFRFDKDFHVSPFMEMEHRYEWRFMDPAKNILIHMENHKGDRTIFDATMNLERHEITPGALNLRLIKYPFMTMQVIAGIYWNALRLRMKGATFHTHPKKRTQLSESRS